The Streptomyces europaeiscabiei genome window below encodes:
- the ftsZ gene encoding cell division protein FtsZ, with translation MAAPQNYLAVIKVIGVGGGGVNAINRMIEVGLKGVEFIAINTDAQALLMSDADVKLDVGRELTRGLGAGANPAVGRKAAEDHREEIEEVLKGADMVFVTAGEGGGTGTGGAPVVANIARSLGALTIGVVTRPFTFEGRRRANQAEDGIAELREEVDTLIVIPNDRLLSISDRQVSVLDAFKSADQVLLSGVQGITDLITTPGLINLDFADVKSVMSEAGSALMGIGSARGDDRAVAAAEMAISSPLLEASIDGARGVLLSISGGSDLGLFEINEAAQLVSEAAHPEANIIFGAVIDDALGDEVRVTVIAAGFDGGQPPAKRDNILGSAAAKREEPAPARPAETRPSFGSLGSVKPKEEPAPAPEPVNEVPVAPPVPPSRSYSDSAAEELDVPDFLK, from the coding sequence GTGGCAGCACCGCAGAACTACCTCGCAGTCATCAAAGTCATCGGTGTCGGCGGCGGTGGTGTCAATGCCATCAACCGGATGATCGAGGTCGGTCTCAAGGGCGTCGAGTTCATCGCCATCAACACCGACGCGCAAGCTCTGTTGATGAGCGACGCCGACGTCAAGCTCGACGTCGGCCGGGAACTCACCCGCGGACTCGGCGCCGGCGCCAACCCGGCCGTCGGCCGCAAGGCGGCCGAGGACCACCGCGAGGAGATCGAGGAGGTCCTCAAGGGGGCCGACATGGTCTTCGTGACGGCCGGCGAGGGCGGCGGCACCGGTACCGGCGGCGCGCCCGTCGTGGCCAACATCGCCCGCTCGCTGGGCGCCCTCACCATCGGCGTGGTCACCCGCCCCTTCACCTTCGAGGGCCGCCGCCGCGCCAACCAGGCCGAGGACGGCATCGCCGAGCTCCGCGAGGAGGTCGACACCCTCATCGTCATCCCGAACGACCGGCTGCTGTCCATCTCGGACCGCCAGGTCTCCGTTCTGGACGCGTTCAAGTCGGCCGACCAGGTCCTGCTCTCCGGTGTCCAGGGCATCACCGACCTCATCACCACGCCGGGCCTGATCAACCTCGACTTCGCCGACGTCAAGTCCGTGATGTCCGAGGCCGGTTCGGCCCTCATGGGTATCGGCTCGGCCCGCGGCGACGACCGCGCGGTGGCCGCCGCAGAAATGGCGATCTCCTCGCCGCTCCTGGAGGCGTCCATCGACGGCGCCCGGGGTGTGCTGCTCTCCATCTCCGGTGGCTCCGACCTCGGCCTGTTCGAGATCAACGAGGCCGCCCAGCTGGTCAGCGAGGCCGCCCACCCCGAGGCGAACATCATCTTCGGCGCGGTCATCGACGACGCGCTCGGCGACGAGGTCCGGGTCACGGTCATCGCGGCCGGCTTCGACGGTGGCCAGCCCCCGGCCAAGCGGGACAACATCCTCGGCTCGGCCGCGGCCAAGCGCGAGGAGCCCGCGCCGGCGCGACCCGCCGAGACCCGCCCGTCCTTCGGCTCGCTCGGCAGCGTCAAGCCGAAGGAGGAGCCGGCGCCCGCCCCCGAGCCGGTGAACGAGGTTCCGGTCGCCCCGCCCGTCCCGCCGTCCCGGTCCTACTCGGACAGCGCTGCGGAGGAGCTGGACGTGCCGGACTTCCTCAAGTGA
- a CDS encoding cell division protein FtsQ/DivIB produces the protein MAGPTTAERGADEDLDPGTPPRRRLPGPRALIAAAVALVLIGGASVWVLYGSSWLRVERVSVTGTRVLTEAQVREAADVPLGDPLISVDLDGIESRLLDELPRIDSVEVIRSWPHGIGLKVSERTPVLIVEATGNSGKYVEVDAKGVRFATVPRAPEGVPVLELAVSRSGSSAASLRRFDEDRLVREAVRVADAVPAALAHDTLVVKVRSYDSVSLELTGDRTVAWGSAEKGRAKARALTALMKAAPDAGHFDVSVPTAPASSGS, from the coding sequence GTGGCCGGACCGACCACCGCCGAACGCGGCGCGGACGAGGATCTGGACCCCGGCACGCCGCCGCGGCGACGGCTTCCCGGCCCCCGGGCGCTGATCGCCGCCGCGGTCGCCCTGGTGCTGATCGGTGGCGCCTCGGTCTGGGTTCTGTACGGCTCCTCGTGGCTGCGGGTCGAGCGGGTGTCCGTCACGGGCACCCGCGTGCTGACCGAGGCCCAGGTGCGCGAGGCCGCCGACGTGCCGCTCGGTGATCCCCTGATCTCCGTCGACCTGGACGGGATCGAGTCGCGACTGCTCGATGAATTGCCCCGAATCGACTCGGTCGAGGTCATCCGTTCCTGGCCGCACGGAATCGGGCTGAAAGTGAGTGAACGTACTCCGGTCCTGATTGTCGAAGCGACCGGAAATTCGGGCAAGTACGTCGAAGTAGACGCGAAAGGTGTGCGTTTTGCCACGGTTCCGCGCGCCCCGGAAGGCGTTCCCGTACTCGAATTGGCGGTGTCCCGGTCGGGTTCGTCCGCAGCCAGTCTGCGGCGATTCGACGAGGACCGGCTCGTACGGGAGGCCGTACGGGTCGCCGACGCCGTTCCGGCCGCGCTCGCGCACGACACCCTGGTCGTCAAGGTCCGCTCCTACGACTCCGTCTCGCTGGAGTTGACCGGAGACCGTACGGTCGCGTGGGGAAGTGCGGAGAAGGGGCGCGCGAAGGCCCGCGCGCTCACCGCCCTGATGAAAGCCGCCCCGGACGCGGGTCACTTCGACGTGAGCGTTCCCACCGCGCCCGCGTCATCAGGGAGTTGA
- the murG gene encoding undecaprenyldiphospho-muramoylpentapeptide beta-N-acetylglucosaminyltransferase gives MHVVLAGGGTAGHIEPALALADALRRQDPTVGITALGTERGLETRLVPERGYELALIPAVPLPRKPTPELITVPGRLRGTIKATEQILERTKADAVVGFGGYVALPGYLAAKRLGVPIIVHEANARPGLANKIGSRYAAQVAVSTPDSKLRDARYIGIPLRRAIATLDRAAARPEARALFGLDPNLPTLLVSGGSQGARRLNEVVQQVAPYLQQAGIQILHAVGPKNELPQVHQMPGMPPYIPVPYVDRMDLAYAAADMMLCRAGAMTVAELSAVGLPAAYVPLPIGNGEQRLNAQPVVKAGGGLLVDDAELTPQWVQQNVLPVLADPHRLYEMSRAAGEFGRRDADDLLVGMVYEAIAAKRGRR, from the coding sequence GTGCATGTCGTACTCGCCGGTGGCGGAACCGCCGGTCACATCGAGCCCGCGCTCGCCCTCGCGGACGCCCTGCGCAGGCAGGACCCGACCGTGGGCATCACGGCCCTGGGCACGGAGCGCGGCCTCGAGACGCGCCTCGTCCCCGAGCGCGGCTACGAACTCGCGCTGATCCCCGCCGTACCCCTGCCACGCAAGCCCACCCCCGAGCTGATCACGGTGCCCGGCAGGCTGCGCGGCACGATCAAGGCGACCGAGCAGATCCTGGAGCGCACCAAGGCGGACGCCGTCGTCGGCTTCGGCGGCTATGTCGCCCTGCCCGGTTACCTCGCCGCCAAGCGCCTCGGTGTGCCGATCATCGTCCACGAGGCCAACGCGCGCCCCGGTCTCGCCAACAAGATCGGTTCCCGGTACGCGGCCCAGGTCGCCGTCTCCACACCGGACAGCAAGCTCCGTGACGCCCGCTATATCGGCATCCCGCTGCGCCGCGCCATCGCCACCCTCGACCGGGCCGCCGCCCGTCCCGAGGCCCGCGCCCTGTTCGGCCTCGACCCGAACCTGCCGACCCTGCTGGTCTCCGGCGGCTCCCAGGGCGCCCGCCGTCTCAACGAGGTGGTCCAGCAGGTCGCGCCCTACCTCCAGCAGGCCGGGATCCAGATCCTGCACGCGGTCGGCCCGAAGAACGAACTGCCGCAGGTACACCAGATGCCGGGAATGCCCCCGTACATCCCGGTACCGTATGTGGACCGGATGGACCTCGCGTACGCCGCGGCCGACATGATGCTCTGCCGCGCGGGCGCGATGACCGTCGCCGAACTCTCCGCCGTCGGGCTCCCGGCCGCCTACGTCCCGCTGCCCATCGGCAACGGCGAACAGCGGCTGAACGCTCAGCCGGTGGTCAAGGCCGGCGGCGGACTGCTGGTCGACGACGCGGAACTGACGCCGCAGTGGGTGCAGCAGAACGTTTTGCCCGTCCTCGCCGACCCGCACCGGCTGTACGAGATGTCCCGCGCGGCCGGCGAATTCGGCCGCCGGGACGCCGACGACCTGCTCGTCGGGATGGTGTACGAGGCGATCGCGGCCAAGCGTGGACGCCGCTAG